A genomic stretch from Bacillus sp. N1-1 includes:
- a CDS encoding sporulation YhaL family protein, translating into MRKGVLILLGFLFILSLFQLTEISATLSGVLSQFPWWIYFVLAGIVYSGYKTMQLTAEERKVDQIHIEEEGRVYVERMEEERERRKQRIPE; encoded by the coding sequence ATGAGGAAAGGCGTTCTCATACTTCTAGGTTTCTTATTCATTTTAAGTTTGTTTCAACTTACAGAGATATCGGCCACTTTATCAGGCGTACTCTCTCAATTTCCATGGTGGATTTATTTTGTACTAGCCGGTATTGTTTACAGTGGTTATAAGACAATGCAATTAACAGCTGAAGAGAGAAAAGTTGATCAGATTCATATTGAAGAAGAAGGTAGAGTGTACGTGGAGAGAATGGAGGAAGAACGCGAACGTAGGAAACAGCGAATACCGGAATAG
- a CDS encoding peptidylprolyl isomerase — protein MKKMFIMLSALIALLAISACSNDSGDNSEAVVETSAGNVTQEEFYQALKDQAGESVLSDLVQTKILEDKYDVSDKEVEKELDKIKENFETDEQLEQALQSNGYQDIEQFKVDVRKQLLAQKAATDGVEVTDEKLKEFYEENKNLFTELEASHILVDDEETAKEVQKKLEDGGDFAELAKEYSKDGSAENGGDLGVFKQGDMVAEFEEAAFALKEGEVSDIVQSQFGYHIIKLKKKTVMSFEDAKDQVEEQYMLQNAKDVPTVIDELIKESDIKVKDDQFEDLFKTEEPKENTETEESDKAQSEE, from the coding sequence ATGAAAAAAATGTTCATTATGCTTTCTGCTTTAATCGCTTTACTTGCGATATCCGCTTGCAGCAATGATTCAGGAGATAATTCAGAAGCTGTCGTTGAAACAAGCGCTGGAAATGTTACACAGGAAGAATTTTATCAAGCATTAAAAGATCAAGCTGGTGAATCGGTACTAAGCGATCTTGTCCAAACGAAAATTCTAGAAGATAAATACGATGTTTCTGATAAAGAAGTTGAGAAAGAACTCGATAAGATTAAAGAAAATTTTGAAACAGATGAGCAACTTGAACAAGCCCTTCAATCAAATGGATACCAGGATATTGAGCAGTTTAAAGTTGATGTACGAAAGCAACTTCTTGCTCAAAAAGCGGCGACCGACGGTGTAGAGGTGACGGACGAGAAGCTTAAAGAGTTCTATGAAGAAAACAAGAATCTCTTCACAGAACTAGAAGCAAGCCACATTCTAGTTGACGATGAAGAAACAGCGAAAGAAGTGCAAAAGAAATTAGAAGACGGCGGAGATTTTGCTGAACTTGCAAAAGAATATTCAAAAGATGGATCAGCTGAAAATGGCGGTGATCTTGGCGTATTCAAACAAGGCGACATGGTTGCAGAGTTTGAAGAAGCTGCCTTTGCATTAAAAGAAGGCGAAGTAAGTGACATCGTTCAATCACAATTTGGCTATCACATTATTAAGCTAAAGAAGAAAACAGTCATGTCATTTGAAGATGCAAAAGATCAAGTTGAAGAACAGTATATGCTACAAAATGCAAAAGACGTTCCAACAGTCATTGATGAGCTAATCAAAGAATCTGATATTAAAGTAAAAGATGATCAGTTTGAAGATCTCTTCAAAACAGAGGAGCCGAAAGAAAACACTGAAACTGAAGAGTCTGACAAGGCTCAATCAGAAGAATAA